ATTCCCGGATATTTCCGGGCCAGTTGTACCTTTGGAGCAATTGCATGGCTGAAGGCGTAAAGCCTTTGAATGTTTTACGGTATTTTTGGCTGTATATTTTTAGGAAATGCTCTGCCAATAAGGGAATATCATCCTGTCTTTCTCTCAATGGAGGCAGGAATATTTCAACGGTATTGATCCGATAAAGTAAATCTTGTCTGAAAGTATTGTCCAGTACCATGTCATGGACCGGCATATTAGTGGCACAGATCAGCCGGATATCTACCGGTATAGGTTTGTTGGTGCCGATACGAGTTACTTCTCTTTTTTGGAGAACAGTTAATAATTTGGATTGTAAAGGCATGCTCAAATTACCGATTTCATCCAAGAACAACGTGCCCTTGTCTGCAATCTCAAATCTTCCCGCCCTGTCTTCTTTGGCGTCTGTAAAAGCTCCACGCTTATGCCCGAACAGTTCGCTTTCAAATAGGGTCTCGGTAATGGCCCCCATATCTACACCGACGAAAATTTCATCTTTCCGTAACGACCTGTCATGGATGGCGCGTGCAATCAATTCCTTACCCGTACCATTTTCGCCAAGAATCAGGACATTGGCATCGGTTTGGGCCACTTTGTCAATGATAGAGAAGATGTTCTTCATCGAGGCGCTATAGCCAATGATGTCAGTGTATGGTTTTTTGGCGTCGGATTGTAGCTGTTTCTGCTTTTTGGAAAGCTTGTCTACCTCGTCATAACTTTCTTTCAACCTGCTGGCAGCTGTTAAAGTGGCAAGGAGTTTTTCGTTTTGCCATGGTTTCAGAATAAAATCAGTAGCACCTTCTTTGAGCGCCTTTACTGCCATTTCCACATCCCCAAAAGCAGTGATCAAGATTACAACGGCTTTCGGGTCGATTTCTTTGATTTGTTTCAACCAATGGAAACCTTCTTTTCCGGAAGTGGTATCCTCTGTGAAATTCATGTCCAATAAAATGACATCATAGCTGTTGTTATTGACCAAAAAAGGAATTCTTCTGGGGTCTTTTTCTATGGTCACTTCTTTGGCATATTTTTTCAAAAGCATTTTTGCCGCAAACAACAAGTCCTCGTTGTCATCTATGATCAATATTTTTCCTAATTGTGGATTTTCCATGGTGCCGAATTTTTGTAGGTTGTAAAGACAAAATGATGCCATTTTAAAAACCAGCATTTTTTGCCCCTATTCATCAAATATAAATATTAAAGTGTTCAAAAACGAACATTTGCTTATAAAAAGCGGACAGTTGGTGTGATGAAAGCGGACTGGCTTTTTATTAGGCTTCAAAAGTGTTACCTTTGTAACTTATCAATTCAAAAACATAATTATGGCAGTAGCAAGCAAAGGCAATGCGGTGAAAGTCCACTATACAGGAAGGCTTGAAGATGGGACTGTGTTTGACAGTTCGGCAAATAGAGAACCACTTCAGTTTGTGCTGGGTGATGGCAATATGATCAAAGGATTTGACGCAGCCGTACATGGAATGCAAATTGGGGAGGAAAAAAGTGTAACGATTCCCTGTGCGGAGGCTTATGGCGAAAAAAGGGAAGATATGATGTTGGATATACCTATGGAGCAAGTTCCTCCTCATATTAAACCAGAGGTGGGCATGGAGTTGTCTCTTCAAAACCAGGCTGGACAGCCCGTTCCTGTTAAAGTAACTTACGTAGATGAAGCTAAAATCACATTAGATGCCAATCATCCTTTGGCTGGGAAAGATTTGATTTTTGATATCACTTTGGTTGAAATCTCCTAATAACTGGAAATCCTGAGTTCAACATAGATCCCAGTCAGTGGCTGGGATTTTTATTTTTAAAAATCTTTTAAGGGACTTTTGGACTTGGGGTATATAAAAATATTTCTCCCGTCACTTAAAATCACATTGTATTGATTAATCAAAACTTCCTTTACAGTAATATTTTCCGGCAGTGGAACTGTTTCCATTTTTCCGGTCATGAAGTTTTGCAAATTGATATTTCCATCGCTTACATAAACAAGAAAATTCTTCCAGAAGGAGAATTTCTGTTCAAGCATTACAGGTAGGTGTTTGATCATATTTGCCTGATTGTCAAGGATATAGATTCCTTCATTCCTTATGTTCAAAAATAAAAGGTTCTGATATTCTCTCATGTCCCTGATATCCAATGAGGATTGGTTAAGAATTAAATTCAAAGGTTGCTGCTGCTGTACCTTTCTGATCCTGAAGTCAAATTGCTTGAGAGACAGATCCGCTTCGTCAAAAAACCAAATGATATTATTATTGCCCAAGGTCGCAGATTTCGCTAGCGTGATTTGGTCCAATGGCACGCGGTTTTCTGCTATTGGGTTGATAAACCTATCCAAAATCCTGTATTCTTGAAGGTCTATGGAGAAGGTGAAAATATTTGCTGTTCGGGCGGCCTCTAATGAAATGAGGGCGCCTTGACGGGGTGGGGAAAAATTATTAACTTCTTTTCCTGTCCTATCATATTGGTAAATATTCCCTTCGAGATCAGCTATAAAGATAAAACCCTGATTATCCAAGGAAATCAATCCTAACCTTGGAAAATCAATGTTGCTTTCCAATTCCCAACTTTCCTGTGCAAAGGAGACGTTGAGGAAAAGGAAGGGCAATATGAAAGTCAGGATTCGTTTCATTCTTCGAATTTTTTCACCTCAAATTTTTGGCCATCAAATACACCATAAGTGCAATAGTTGACCCACTCACCCAGATTATAATACCTTGACTTATTCCCCACCGGAAGGTCTAAGGGAAGGTGTCTATGTCCAAACACAAAATAATCGAAATGTTTGCTTTTAATTAGCTGCTTGCAGTAGGCCCATAACCATTCATCATCCCCTTTAAATTCTCCCTCATTTTTTTTCAGGTTGGTGATTCTGCTGTTTTTGGACCATTTATGCGCAAACCTGACGCCTATATCCGGATGGAGCCATTTGAACAGCAATTGGCAAAATGGATTAGTAAATATTTTTTTTAAAACCTTGTAGGTTTCATCTCCTGGCCCTAATCCATCCCCATGACCAATGAGGAATTTTTTTCCTTCTATGGTTATTTCAATTGGGTTATGGTAAACAGGGACTCCGAGTTCCTGAGTAAAATAATCCTTCATCCAAAGGTCATGGTTTCCGGTAAAGAAAAAAACAGGTATGTTTTTATCTCTCAGATCAGCAATTTTGGCAATAAAACGGATGAAGCCCTTTGGTATTACTTTGTCATATTCAAACCAAAAATCAAAAATATCACCTACCAAAAAGATGGCTTCTGCTTCCTTTTCTACGCTGTCCAGCCATTTGATTATTTTTCTTTCTCTTTCCTTACTGCTTATTTCATCGGGAGCGCCCAAATGGAAATCTGATGCAAAAAAAACTTTCTTTTCGTGAAGGGAAATATTCATGATGTCAATATAGGAACCTCAAAGATAAGGATTAGGTCTTAAACAGGAAAAGTATGTTCCTGTCATTGGTTTAAATTGCAAAAGACAAACAGCAGGATAAAAAAAAAATAGCCCCTCTTAAAGAAAGGCTATTTCGAATTTGAAGTTAAGCTTAACCTTTATTTTCTTCTACCTGAGGTTCTTCTTTAGGAGTATCCTCAGTCTTATTTTCAGTTTTGTTTTCAGCTTGAGTTTTGGCCAGTTCAGATTTTTCTTTCTCTTCGGATTTTTTGGTATAGGCCTCATAGGTAGTTTCCTTAGCGAAAGGCCTTTTTCCAATCAGTCTTTCCAAATCTGTTTGGAAAAGGATTTCCTTTTCAAGCAATTCTTTGGCAAGGGTTTCTAATTCATTCCTTTTGCTTCTCAGCAGGTCTTTTGTCCTTTCATAAGCTGTGGAAATCAATTTTCTGACCTCTTCATCAATGGTTTCTGCGGTTGTTTCAGAATAAGGCTTGGTCATCCTGTAATCGTTTCCTTTACTGTCGTAGAATGACACGTTGCCTATTTTATCGTTCATACCGTAGATGGAAACCATGGAGTAGGCCATCTTAGTTACCCGTTCCAGATCACTAAGGGCTCCAGTGGATATTTTTCCAAACACAATTTCTTCCGCTGCCCTACCTCCGAGGGTCATACACATTTCATCCAATAATTGCTCGGTTTGATAGAGAAATTGCTCTTTTGGTAGGTATTGGGCGTAACCCAGGGCAGCAACCCCTCTTGGCACAATACTTACTTTCACCAATGGATCGGCGTGTTCCAAGAACCAACCCGCTACAGCATGACCAGCTTCATGGTATGCCACGATTTGTTTTTCTTCTGGAGATATGATTTTGTTCTTCTTCTCCAATCCTCCAATCACCCTGTCAATCGCGTCTTGGAAATCCTGCATATCTACCGCTGATTTATTCCTTCTGGCGGCGATTAGGGCTGCTTCATTACATACGTTGGCTATTTCAGCTCCTGCAAAACCAGGTGTTTGGGCAGCTAACTTTTTGGCATCTACATTATCAGTGGTTTTGATAGGCTTGAGGTGAACCTTGAAGATGGCCTCTCTACCCAAGATATCCGGTTTGTCTACAGATATCTGTCTATCAAAACGTCCTGGCCTCAACAAGGCGGAGTCCAAAACATCAGGTCTGTTGGTAGCAGCAAGGACAATGACTCCAGAGTCTGTTCCAAAACCGTCCATTTCCACTAACAGGGAGTTGAGTGTGTTTTCCCTTTCGTCATTAGAGCCTGGCATTTGGCCTTTACCTCTTGATCTACCGATCGCGTCAATTTCGTCAATGAATATAATACAAGGTGCTTTTTCTTTGGCTTGCTTAAACAAGTCCCTCACCCTTGCAGCTCCTACCCCTACAAACATTTCCACGAAATCTGAGCCTGATAAGGTAAAGAAAGGTACGCCAGCCTCACCGGCCACTGCTTTTGCAAGCAAGGTCTTACCGGTTCCAGGAGGGCCGACAAGGAGGGCCCCCTTTGGGATTTTTCCGCCAAGCTTAGTGAATTTGGAAGGGTTTTTCAAGAACTCAACGATTTCCTGAATTTCTTCTTTGGCTTCATCCAATCCGGCTACATTGTCAAAGGTGATTTTTACTTTGTTTTCGGCATCAAACAGCTGGGCCCTTGATTTTCCAACATTAAATATCTGACCACCTGGTCCACTGGGTCCTGCCATCCTTCTCATCATGATCCAGAAAAACAGGAACAACAGGATCAGGAATCCAAAGCTGGAAAACCAATTCGTCCAGGATTCCTGGGTTTTTGCTGTATACCCAATTCTTTCACTGTCCGGCTTTGTACTTTCGAGTTTTTGAAAATCCTCAATGAATTTATCAACTGAAGCTATCTTTACCTGATAATGAGGTCCGTTTGGTGTAAAAAACGGGCTGTTGGCTTCCAGCTCGTCTTTGTATTTTTTATTCTGTAAAGCCTCTGGTTTTAGGCTGACCTCTACCAGGTTTTGGTTGTAAATGACTACCACTTTGGCCACATCATTGGCCAGATACATATCTTCAAACTTCTTCAGTGTAATGTCAATGACGGTGTTCCTTTGGTTAAACCAAGTGAGACCGATCAGGACAATTACAGCTGTAATGATCAGCCAAAGCTGAAAATTAGGCTTCTGAGGTGTTTTCGGAATGAAGTTTTTATTATTCTTATTGTTTTCGCTCATCCTTTTATGCTATACTGACTTGAACTCAATTTAAAACGTTTTTGGGACATGAAAGTTCAAAACTTTCAGGACTCGATTCTGGTGATTTTTGCATCCCCCCAAAGTTCTTCCAGGCCATAAAATGACCTTTTGTCTTTTAAGAAGATATGGGCTACCACGTCCACATAATCCATCAGGATCCATTGTTTGTTGTTCTTACCCTCACTGCGGAATGGCCTTTCTTTATTGGTTTTGATCACTTCAGCTTCAACAGAATCCGAAATGGCTTCAATTTGTGTGTCGGAGTTTCCCGAGCAGATCACAAAAAAATCGGTAAAAGAATTTTTCACCCCTCTTAAGTCCATCACCACAATATCGGAAGCCTTTTTTTCTTCCATGCCTTTTACAATTACTTTACTCAGCTCTTCTGCTGTCATGTTTTAATATACTAATTTTGCCCTTTATTATATTGACTTTAATTGAAGGCTTAAATATCCTTATTGCCCCACAAATTAACTAATAAAAGAATGCATAAAATCCTTGCCAATACGGTTTTTCTTGGAAAAGATATTCATTTCCTGACAGAGTGTCATTCTACCAATGACCTCGCACTCGAAAAAATACGGAAAAGGGAATTGGCAGAAGGCAGTATCATATTGACTGATTCACAAACTAAGGGCAGGGGACAGCGAGGTAACAGGTGGTGGTCAGAGCCTAACAAGAATCTGACTTTTTCTCTGGTCCTTCAACCGTATTTTCTGGATCCATCCGAGCAATTTGAACTTAATATTGCTGTCTCTCTCGCTGCGGCAGAGACTCTGTCGGAATATTTTCCGGGGATTGTAGTCAAGTGGCCCAATGATATTCTGCATCTTGAAAAGGGAAAATTAGGCGGTATTCTGATCGAAAACATACTCAGCCATAAGGGAATAGAGTATGCCGTAGTGGGAATTGGGTTGAATATCAACCAAGCTATGAAAGAAATCCCCTTCGCTACCTCTTTATGGGATCTTACGGGCAAAGAGTGGGACAGATGGGAGATTTTCAAATTACTGATTGCAAAAATCGAGAAAAATTACGTTTTGCTTAAAAAGGCAGAGAAAAAGCAACTGAGGCAGAAATATCTGGAATGTCTTTACCGGGTGTATGAAAATCACAAATTTGACGATGGGGAGGTTTTTGAAGGAGAAATCCTTGGGATAGACCAGTTTGGGAAACTGATTATAAAAAAAAATGACGGTTCAATTAACTTTTACAGCTTCAAAGAGGTTAAGTACCTGTAAATCGAAATTTTATTTTGTGGGCGAAATGCCTTAAATTTGAACTCTCTAAATTGAAAATCAATTCATTAAATAATTTTATCATATGTCTGAAATTAAGTCTGACAAATTCATCCAATATAAGGTGAAAGATATTTCCCTGGCAGAATGGGGAAGAAAAGAGATTACGTTGGCAGAGGCGGAAATGCCAGGTTTGATGGCTCTAAGGGAAGAATTTGGTCCTTCACAGCCATTGAAGGGGGCGAGGATTGCCGGATGTCTTCATATGACCATCCAAACTGCTGTTTTGATAGAGACTTTAGTGGCCTTAGGTGCGGAAGTTACCTGGTCATCCTGTAATATTTTCTCTACCCAAGATCATGCTGCTGCAGCCATTGCTGCTGCTGGTATTTCAGTCTATGCCTGGAAAGGCATGACGGCCGAGGAGTTTGACTGGTGCATTGAGCAGACTTTGTTCTTTGGTGAAGATAGAAAGCCTTTGAACATGATCTTGGATGATGGAGGTGACCTCACCAATATGGTGTTGGACAATTATCCTGAGCTGGTTGCCGGCATCAAAGGTCTATCAGAAGAAACTACCACCGGTGTGCACAGGCTTTATGAAAGGATGAAAAATGGCACTTTGCCTATGCCTGCTATCAACGTAAATGATTCCGTGACCAAATCAAAATTTGACAATAAATACGGTTGTAAAGAATCTTTGGTGGATGCGATCAGAAGGGCAACAGATGTGATGATGGCGGGTAAAGTGGCTGTTGTAGCGGGATACGGTGATGTGGGCAAAGGTTCTGCGGCGTCTCTTAGAGGAGCTGGCGCCAGAGTGATTGTCACGGAGATTGATCCTATTTGTGCCCTTCAGGCAGCCATGGATGGTTTTGCAGTGAAGAAAATGGTTGATGCCGTGAAGGAAGCGGATATTGTGGTTACTGCTACCGGAAACAAGGACATCATCACAGAGAAGCATTTCAGGGCGATGAAAGATAAAGCAATTGTCTGCAATATCGGTCACTTTGACAATGAGATCGACATGGCATGGTTGAATAAAAACTATGGTCATACCAAAGACGTGATTAAGCCTCAGGTGGACCTGTATACCATCGAAGGTAAGCAGATCATTGTCTTAGCGGAAGGTAGGTTGGTGAATTTGGGTTGTGCTACAGGCCATCCTTCTTTCGTAATGTCCAACTCCTTCACCAATCAGACATTGGCACAGTTGGAGCTTTGGACCAATTCGGATAAGTATGAACCCGGGGTCTATGTGTTGCCAAAGCATTTGGATGAGAAAGTAGCTGCTTTGCATCTTGCCAAATTGGGTGTAGAGTTAGATACTTTGACTCCCGAACAGGCTGCTTACATTGGTGTGACAGTGGAAGGACCATTCAAGCCTGAATATTACAGGTATTGATACTTGAAGAAAAATAAAAAAAAGAGGCTGTTTTTTAGACAGCCTCTTTTTTTATAGGGTTCCTTCACGATCGCTGAAAAAGAGCCATTCTATTGCTTTGGGGAACTCATCGCTCCAGTATGTTTCATTGTGCTTGCCTTCCATATTGATGCTGAGGTTCACTTTCATTTTTTTACGGATGCCTTCTCTCTTCAATAGTCTCTTTTTAAATTTTTTGACATGTTTGACCATTGTTTCGCTTTCATCACCTCCCGCATAGAGGTAAATTTTTGTCTCCATGGGTTCAAAAAAATCAAGGAACGAAAATTTGATTTTGGGGATTACCCATAAGGACGGTGAAAAGATCATGAGTTTGCCATAGACTTCCGGATACATCAAACCGCTAAAGATACTGACCAATCCGCCCATGGAGCTTCCGCCAATGCCTGTGAACTCCCGCTCAGGTTTGGTCCTGAAATTTTTGTCCACAAAAGGTTTGAGAGTATCGGTAACAAATCTGATGTATTTTTTGCCCTGTCCTTCTCCCAACAAGGTTTTGCCGACATTGTACTCCAATAGTCTTTCTTTCTCCGCATGCTCTATGGCAATAATGATTATTTTACCGATCCCATAATCAGACATTACAGCAAGTTTTTTGTCAATCTGCCAGTTGCCAAAAGGGGAATTTTCATTGAAAAGGTTTTGGGCATCCTGAAGATAAAGTACAGGGTAATGCTCCTCAGAAGTGTCATAATCATGAGGCAATAGTGCCCAGACTTTCCTTTTCTTGTTGAGCTGCGGTATTTCAAATTCTTCGGAGATTAAGTGTACCTGAGGTAATTGGCTGGGTCTGTAGGGAAGCCAGTTTTTTCTCCAACGGGGCACAAATTCTTCCTGGATCCCCTGTTTTTTTTGACAATGTCTGTTGGGTGTTTTGTTGCCATAGCGGTCAATCTCTACCTCTGACCAATCGCCCTTGGTGAATTTATAGATAAGCTCTTCAGGGTAGTCAAAACTTTCAGGAAAGGTAAAACTGTATTTCCCTTCTCCTATTTTGTGGAGCATATACCGTTTATCCTGGGTTGCCCAATCATTGAAATTTCCTGATAAATAAACAGGCCTGTGGTCATCCTCATCAGTTTTCAAAAGAATGGTCAAACCTTTGGGTGATTCGGTTTGATCAATTAAGGTGTCCGTTTTTTCTTCGCAATCCATCTGCTGCAATAACCTTTTGTTTTTCATTTAAGGAAGCCTGTAAAAATAGGGCTTTGAAATTTTGGGAAAAAATAATGAATGGAAATAAAGGGCTTTTTTTATCAAGCCCTCATCAAATTACTTTCTTAAAATCTTACCGGTGAAGTTCGGTTGAGTGGGATTTGGATAACCACATATGACTCCCCTTCTTTGGCGTGGCAGGCATTGCAGGCAGAAGTCAACATCTGAAATCCTTTGAGAAACTCTTCTTTGTCTTCTTTTTTGACCAATTCTTCCATATAAGGGAGTGTTTCTTTCATAAAATCCTCCGCTGAGGCAGCCCGGACCGGCCTTCTTTTGAGTCCATCTTCCATGGCTTCGATAATATGTTCAATTTGATGGTCTGCGTAACCCCAATTTTCATCCATGGCAGCCCAGTACAGTTCAGAATACCGGTAACCTACTTCCACCATAGTGCGGCTAAATCCCCCCAATTGATGGGCTACTTCTTCAAATTTTTCTTCAGTAGTCCCTTCTAGCCAACCATCCAAGCCCACAGCGCTGGATTTTTCCTCCTGTTGGGTTTGGCAGGAAAAGGTCAAATAGGATAGGGAAATTATAAAAAGCACTTTTTTCATATGATTTTTAAATTGTTTTTGAGTTGTAAAGTATGCACTGCGATCACGCCTGCAGTTTCGCTTCTCAGTCTGCTTTTCCCCAAAGAACAGGGAAGGAAATGGTGGTCAAAAGCGAGTTGAAGTTCCTGTTGTGAGAAATCTCCCTCCGGACCTATTAAAATAATGTAGGCCCTGTCCGTTTCCGCTTTGTCAAACAAATGCCTGTCATTTTCTTTGTCCACATAAGCAATAAACCTTTGGTAAGCATCAAAAGTTTTGTCTATCACCAATTCTGACATTTGTCTGATTGGGTTAAGTTTGGGGAACCTGGTTTTGAGACTTTGTTTGCATGCAGCGATCATTTTTTTCTCCAGCCTGTCCATTTTAAGGTTTGGTCTTTCTGAATGTTCAGAAACCATAAAAGTGATTTCATCCACTCCAATTTCAGTAGCTTTTTCGACCATCCATTCCATTCTTTCCAGGTTTTTGGTAGGACAGATAGCCAAATGGATATAGTAATCACTTTGTGGGCTATACTGTCTTTCGGTGACTCGAAGCAGGGCTTTTTTGGGATTGTCGTCAATAATAGTACAGGTCAGCAAGCAACCGTTACCATCGGTAAAATGAACTTTATCACCTTTAGATTTCCTCAAAACCCTGATCAGATGCTTGGATTCATCCTGATCCAAGTGAAAGGTATTTTCGAAAGTGTTCTGGTAATAAAACAGCTGCATTTTTAATGGGATTCGCTTTTTGTCAAAAATAGCCATTAAGGATTAAAAAGTATGGATTTTTGTACAATATCCACAAAAAAAGCGCAATCTCTTGGAGACTGCGCTTTAAAACCACTAACCTTTATAAACTAATTAACCAATTATGAATTCTTAACCTTTTGAGATCTCCATATTGACAGATTTTCCCTTTATGGTGTTGTTTTTCATTACCTTGATGATGTGGTCTGCATCTTTGGAGGGTACATCCACAAATGAGAAGTTGTCAAATATGTCAATACCTCCGATACTTCTGCCGGGCACACCGGTCTCACCGGCAATGGCACCCACAATATCATTAGGTCTTACTCTGTCTTTTTTACCAAGGTTAATGAAAAGTCTCGCCATTCCAGGTTCTCTAACACCTTTTTCTTTTGATCCCCTCTTTTCGCCTTTTACTCCTCTGTCACGCTCTCTGCTTCTTCCCCTGTCACGCTCTCTGCCTCTTCCACCATCACGGTCTCTGTCTCTATCTCTTCCGCCTCTTTCACGCTCTCTATCTCTTCCGAGATCCAAGCTGAAATTTTGCTCTTCCATTTCATGAACGGCTTCAGCAAGTTGTATTTTTGTAAGCCCTAAGACAATTTGATCAAGGCTTAAGCCTTCGGTCAACATTTGTCCAATAGTATCTTCGTAAAAGGAATTGTTTTCTTCCTTACTTAATTGTCTGTAGATGTCTTTGATGAGCTGTTGTTTTTTCAACTCAATCAGGTCAGCTACAGAAGGAGGGGCCATTTTATTGATGGAAGTCTTGATGAATTTTTCCAGGTCTTTCAACCTGTACATATCTTTTCTTCCAGTAACGAAGCTGATAGCAGTTCCTGATTTGCCGGCACGGCCGGTTCGCCCGATACGGTGAACGTAATTTTCCTCATCCAATGGAAGGTCAAAGTTGAAAACAGCTTCTACATTGTCTACGTCGATACCTCTTGCCGCTACATCGGTGGCTACAAGTACGGACACATGTCCTTTTCTGAATTTACCCATTACCTTAGTACGCTGGGCCTGGGAAAGATCACCGTGCAAGGCTTCTGCCTGTATACCGCGCGCCAATAGCTCCTCAGTAACCTCATCCGTAGTCTTTTTGGTGTTACAGAAAACCACACTTAGTGCAAACTGATTCAAATTCATCAGCCTGGACATCAGTTCAATTTTCAGAGAGGGCTTTACCTCATAATAAACCTGAGAGATATTTTCAACTGTTAGTTCTTTCCTGAGAACTTTTACTATTTCAGGATTGTCCTGGAATTTCTTTGTCAGATCGAGGATAGGTTTAGGCATGGTAGCAGAGAAGAACACAGTCTGTCTCTCTTCAGGGCATTCGCTTAGGATATTTTCAATGTCCTCCCTGAATCCCATGTCGAGCATTTCGTCAGCTTCATCCAATACAATGATGCCCACATGGTCCAGTTTTAGTGTGCCCCTGTCCATATGGTCCATAATCCTACCCGGTGTACCCACTACAATCTGAACACCCTTTTTAAGGCTTTTTATTTGACGGTCAATTGATTCACCTCCATAAATGC
This Cecembia calidifontis DNA region includes the following protein-coding sequences:
- the ahcY gene encoding adenosylhomocysteinase, with product MSEIKSDKFIQYKVKDISLAEWGRKEITLAEAEMPGLMALREEFGPSQPLKGARIAGCLHMTIQTAVLIETLVALGAEVTWSSCNIFSTQDHAAAAIAAAGISVYAWKGMTAEEFDWCIEQTLFFGEDRKPLNMILDDGGDLTNMVLDNYPELVAGIKGLSEETTTGVHRLYERMKNGTLPMPAINVNDSVTKSKFDNKYGCKESLVDAIRRATDVMMAGKVAVVAGYGDVGKGSAASLRGAGARVIVTEIDPICALQAAMDGFAVKKMVDAVKEADIVVTATGNKDIITEKHFRAMKDKAIVCNIGHFDNEIDMAWLNKNYGHTKDVIKPQVDLYTIEGKQIIVLAEGRLVNLGCATGHPSFVMSNSFTNQTLAQLELWTNSDKYEPGVYVLPKHLDEKVAALHLAKLGVELDTLTPEQAAYIGVTVEGPFKPEYYRY
- a CDS encoding 16S rRNA (uracil(1498)-N(3))-methyltransferase → MQLFYYQNTFENTFHLDQDESKHLIRVLRKSKGDKVHFTDGNGCLLTCTIIDDNPKKALLRVTERQYSPQSDYYIHLAICPTKNLERMEWMVEKATEIGVDEITFMVSEHSERPNLKMDRLEKKMIAACKQSLKTRFPKLNPIRQMSELVIDKTFDAYQRFIAYVDKENDRHLFDKAETDRAYIILIGPEGDFSQQELQLAFDHHFLPCSLGKSRLRSETAGVIAVHTLQLKNNLKII
- a CDS encoding sigma-54-dependent transcriptional regulator; the protein is MENPQLGKILIIDDNEDLLFAAKMLLKKYAKEVTIEKDPRRIPFLVNNNSYDVILLDMNFTEDTTSGKEGFHWLKQIKEIDPKAVVILITAFGDVEMAVKALKEGATDFILKPWQNEKLLATLTAASRLKESYDEVDKLSKKQKQLQSDAKKPYTDIIGYSASMKNIFSIIDKVAQTDANVLILGENGTGKELIARAIHDRSLRKDEIFVGVDMGAITETLFESELFGHKRGAFTDAKEDRAGRFEIADKGTLFLDEIGNLSMPLQSKLLTVLQKREVTRIGTNKPIPVDIRLICATNMPVHDMVLDNTFRQDLLYRINTVEIFLPPLRERQDDIPLLAEHFLKIYSQKYRKTFKGFTPSAMQLLQRYNWPGNIRELQHAIERAIIMADGEDLDSRDFFFLSAKPTNEKIATPATFNLDEVEKTTIQRVIDKNGGNISKAAKELGLTRASLYRRLEKYGL
- a CDS encoding FKBP-type peptidyl-prolyl cis-trans isomerase, with the protein product MAVASKGNAVKVHYTGRLEDGTVFDSSANREPLQFVLGDGNMIKGFDAAVHGMQIGEEKSVTIPCAEAYGEKREDMMLDIPMEQVPPHIKPEVGMELSLQNQAGQPVPVKVTYVDEAKITLDANHPLAGKDLIFDITLVEIS
- the ftsH gene encoding ATP-dependent zinc metalloprotease FtsH, yielding MSENNKNNKNFIPKTPQKPNFQLWLIITAVIVLIGLTWFNQRNTVIDITLKKFEDMYLANDVAKVVVIYNQNLVEVSLKPEALQNKKYKDELEANSPFFTPNGPHYQVKIASVDKFIEDFQKLESTKPDSERIGYTAKTQESWTNWFSSFGFLILLFLFFWIMMRRMAGPSGPGGQIFNVGKSRAQLFDAENKVKITFDNVAGLDEAKEEIQEIVEFLKNPSKFTKLGGKIPKGALLVGPPGTGKTLLAKAVAGEAGVPFFTLSGSDFVEMFVGVGAARVRDLFKQAKEKAPCIIFIDEIDAIGRSRGKGQMPGSNDERENTLNSLLVEMDGFGTDSGVIVLAATNRPDVLDSALLRPGRFDRQISVDKPDILGREAIFKVHLKPIKTTDNVDAKKLAAQTPGFAGAEIANVCNEAALIAARRNKSAVDMQDFQDAIDRVIGGLEKKNKIISPEEKQIVAYHEAGHAVAGWFLEHADPLVKVSIVPRGVAALGYAQYLPKEQFLYQTEQLLDEMCMTLGGRAAEEIVFGKISTGALSDLERVTKMAYSMVSIYGMNDKIGNVSFYDSKGNDYRMTKPYSETTAETIDEEVRKLISTAYERTKDLLRSKRNELETLAKELLEKEILFQTDLERLIGKRPFAKETTYEAYTKKSEEKEKSELAKTQAENKTENKTEDTPKEEPQVEENKG
- the rsfS gene encoding ribosome silencing factor, whose translation is MTAEELSKVIVKGMEEKKASDIVVMDLRGVKNSFTDFFVICSGNSDTQIEAISDSVEAEVIKTNKERPFRSEGKNNKQWILMDYVDVVAHIFLKDKRSFYGLEELWGDAKITRIES
- a CDS encoding UDP-2,3-diacylglucosamine diphosphatase, with product MNISLHEKKVFFASDFHLGAPDEISSKERERKIIKWLDSVEKEAEAIFLVGDIFDFWFEYDKVIPKGFIRFIAKIADLRDKNIPVFFFTGNHDLWMKDYFTQELGVPVYHNPIEITIEGKKFLIGHGDGLGPGDETYKVLKKIFTNPFCQLLFKWLHPDIGVRFAHKWSKNSRITNLKKNEGEFKGDDEWLWAYCKQLIKSKHFDYFVFGHRHLPLDLPVGNKSRYYNLGEWVNYCTYGVFDGQKFEVKKFEE
- a CDS encoding alpha/beta hydrolase — translated: MDCEEKTDTLIDQTESPKGLTILLKTDEDDHRPVYLSGNFNDWATQDKRYMLHKIGEGKYSFTFPESFDYPEELIYKFTKGDWSEVEIDRYGNKTPNRHCQKKQGIQEEFVPRWRKNWLPYRPSQLPQVHLISEEFEIPQLNKKRKVWALLPHDYDTSEEHYPVLYLQDAQNLFNENSPFGNWQIDKKLAVMSDYGIGKIIIIAIEHAEKERLLEYNVGKTLLGEGQGKKYIRFVTDTLKPFVDKNFRTKPEREFTGIGGSSMGGLVSIFSGLMYPEVYGKLMIFSPSLWVIPKIKFSFLDFFEPMETKIYLYAGGDESETMVKHVKKFKKRLLKREGIRKKMKVNLSINMEGKHNETYWSDEFPKAIEWLFFSDREGTL
- a CDS encoding biotin--[acetyl-CoA-carboxylase] ligase, with amino-acid sequence MHKILANTVFLGKDIHFLTECHSTNDLALEKIRKRELAEGSIILTDSQTKGRGQRGNRWWSEPNKNLTFSLVLQPYFLDPSEQFELNIAVSLAAAETLSEYFPGIVVKWPNDILHLEKGKLGGILIENILSHKGIEYAVVGIGLNINQAMKEIPFATSLWDLTGKEWDRWEIFKLLIAKIEKNYVLLKKAEKKQLRQKYLECLYRVYENHKFDDGEVFEGEILGIDQFGKLIIKKNDGSINFYSFKEVKYL